AGATGAGATCATCCGTGATTTGAACTTGCTTGACAATTTTGAGAAAGTACTATGCTATCAATATCCAGGAGTCTTTAATAATCCAAAGATGTCGATACGTATAGGAGAAGAACGTACAATTGATCTGTATAATGCCTATAAGACTTACATGAAGAAAATAAAAGCAGATCGTTACAACAAAATCAAATAACCTTTTCACTTAATAAATTAAATTCATTATTATGAAAACTATCACACAATTTATTTTTATTATTTTGTGTTTATCAGATATGATATTCACTTCATGTGCTGATGGTGATTTCGGAGCCAATCCGTATGATCCGAATACCCCAATTACGGTATCACAGCTACCTAAAGTACTTTCTTTCACTCCTACAGAGGGAAAGGAGGGTGATGTAATTACTATTACAGGAGTAAATTTTACAACTGCCACTAATGTCGCTTTCGGTGGGAAAGGTGCGTCTAGTTTTGAAATTATTGATGATGCTACTATTGAGGCCGTTGTTAGTTCGTATGGAGGTACAGGTGCGGTAGCAGTTACAAATCATAAAGGTACACGTTCATTGGAAGGTTTTCTATTTATCAAAGAAATTGACCCGACAGAGAATCCGAATCTGGCATTGAATGGCTATGCAACAGGTTCGGCTGCTATTAGCGGAAGTATCTCGAACATCAATGACGATAATGATAAATCCTGGTGGCAAGCTGCAGGTAACGACAATGAATGGGTGAAAATAGACCTCGGGAAAATATATAGCATTAATACTGTAGTGATGACATGGGATATGAACGCAGCAGGTACTGATTGTGACCTTATGATTTCGGAAGACGATGTTAATTACACAACTATCTATTCTATCAAAAATTGGGATGCAGTCTCTAATGATGGAATTAACAAAGTCAGCTTTGACAATGCCAATGCCCGTTATGTCAAATTAGCAAATATGAAGAACTCTGCTACTCCATATAATATGACATTGTTTGAGGTTGAAATATATAATACTCCACCGGCAGAGAATTTGGCATTGCAGAAGATTGCATCCGCTTCTTCTAATAATGCGGCGGCTTTCAATGCAGTCTATGGAAATACTTCATTTATGTGGCAAGCAGAAGGCAATGATGACGAGTGGTTCAAGGTAGATCTTGGAAAGATTTATACTATTAATAATGTTGTCATACAATGGGATGCGGGCGCTTATGCTGCTGATTGTGAAATCCTCATTTCGCAGGACGATGTAGAATATACTTCGGTTTATTCTATCACGGGATGGGATTCTGCCGCTACAGAAGGTGCTCAGGATATGAATTTCGACAATGTGGATGCTCGTTATGTCAAGGCTTTACTCAAGAATGGAGCTACACCTTGGCGAATGACAATCAAGGAATTTGAGGTATACAAACAGTGGTAATATTTATAATTTAATAATATGAAAAAAATAATATCAATTCTGTCAATATTAATAGTGCTTCCTATACTTACACTTTCATCCTGTGATACAAGCACTGCTCCGCCTCCTACCAATGAGGAGAATTTGACAGAACAGACTATGGATGTAGTATATGATAATGTGATGACTTATCAGCTCTCTTATATCCGTTCTTTGCAGCTTTCCAGTGGAGCTATAAAGGATAAAGATACTTCGAACAGTAAAATTACTCCTTATTTTGCCCATTTTGCAGTTTTGGCTTTACTGAAAGATCCTACAAATCAGAATATAGAGGCAGTGAAGAAATATATTAAATGGTATCTTGGCAAACTGAATGGCATTACGAATCCTTATAAAGGAGGCGCAGAAATAGAAGGTTCTGTCTATGACTATTTTGGTGATTCGGAAACTACTCAAGGAACGTATGACTCTGTGGATTCTTATGCGGCTACTTTTTTGGAAATCATCATGGAATTTGCTCAAACATCCGGAGAAAATAAAAGCTGGCTTGAACAGTATAAGAGCAAAATCTCTTTGGTAGCAAGCGCAATGGTGAAAACGATCGATACCGACTTTAACCAGTTGCCAGGCACTATCACAGAAGATGAAAATGACGGTCTTAGCGTTGCTTCGTATGTTTACGACGTAAAATACCTGATGGATAATTGCGAAGTAAACATAGGACTTAAAGCTGCCAAATGGCTTAAAGATAACAACCTGATCGATAATGATTATGATTTTGCGGGCCTATTGGCAAAAAATACGGAAGGTATAGGTACATTATGGAATGGAACTACTTATGATTGGTGGAAAAGTAACTCTGTAACCACCGACTGGAAACAATTCTATCCTGACGCAACAGCTCAACTTTATCCGGGCATGTTTAATGTGATTGAACCGAATAGTCAAACTGCTAATAAATTGTATACTCAATTTAATAAAACATATACTAGTTGGGCCAACGGGGTAACTTACTCATCTTTCCCTTGGACAATTATTGCATATGCGGCAGCCACTATTAATGATACAGTACGAGTGAATACCTACTTGAAGCATATTAATTCTTTAAATATTAAAGGACAGCAAAAAACGAATTGGTATAGTATGGAAGCAGGCTGTATTGTTCTAGCTATCGATAGGATAAAGAATCCGGTTATTGACAGTGAGTATACGCCTATAAATTAATACTATAAAATAGATTACATATGAAAAACTATAATAATGAAAATAAGAGCCAGAGCTTGATATTAACATTATGCATGATAATATTTCTGCTTTCACCATCTGTCTTATTCGCACAGAAACAGAATATAACGGGTAAGGTGATTGATGTTCAGGGACAGCCGGTTATAGGTGCTACTGTTTTATTGCAAAACACTACTACAGGTGTGATAACAAATATGGACGGAGAGTTTGTACTAGTCAGTCCCGCTAAAGAAAACACGATCACTGTTAGCATGATAGGATATAATTCTGTCACTGTCAAAGCGGTAGCCGGTCAACGGGTTTCTATTACTCTGATAGAGAAAACGTATGAGCTGGATGGTTTAGTCGTGATTGGATATGGTTCTATTGCTAAGAAAGATATTACGGGAGCTGTCGGAGTTGTCAGTGGAAAAGAGCTAAAAGATATGCCTGTAAGTAGCATTAATAATGTCCTTCAGGGTAAAGTTCCCGGTCTGACTGTTACTTCCAGCAGTGGTACTCCGGGTGCGGGAAGTGTTACCCATATCCGTGGTATTGGTTCTATTACAGGTTCTACAACCCCTCTGTATGTAGTAGATGGTCTTCCGCAAACCGGTATTGATTATCTGAATCCGAATGATATTGAGTCAATAGCCGTTCATAAGGATGCTTCGGTAGCTGCTATTTATGGTTCTCGTGGAGCAAACGGAATTATTATCATTACGACTAAATCAGGTAGCCTTGAAAACAAAGCGCAAGTTAGTTATGATGGATATATCGGTTGGCAAACACCTTGGAAACGTCCGCATATGCTTAATGCCGCAGATTACATCACTTATAAAAATCTGGCAGCTGACAATGCCGGTCAGGAGCGTGTTGCCGCTTTTGCTACCCAAGAAAATATTGACGCAGTTCTCAACTTCGTTAATAAAAATTCAGGCCCCAATGGAACTGACTGGTGGAAAGAGATTATCAATGATGGGGCATTTATGCATAACCACAATATTAGCGTCAATGGCGGAACTAAAAATATAGGAATACTTTCCAGCCTAGCTTACACAGACCAAGATGGTATAGTTAAAGGTTCGAACTATAAACGTATTTCTTGGAGAAAT
The Bacteroides luhongzhouii DNA segment above includes these coding regions:
- a CDS encoding discoidin domain-containing protein; this encodes MKTITQFIFIILCLSDMIFTSCADGDFGANPYDPNTPITVSQLPKVLSFTPTEGKEGDVITITGVNFTTATNVAFGGKGASSFEIIDDATIEAVVSSYGGTGAVAVTNHKGTRSLEGFLFIKEIDPTENPNLALNGYATGSAAISGSISNINDDNDKSWWQAAGNDNEWVKIDLGKIYSINTVVMTWDMNAAGTDCDLMISEDDVNYTTIYSIKNWDAVSNDGINKVSFDNANARYVKLANMKNSATPYNMTLFEVEIYNTPPAENLALQKIASASSNNAAAFNAVYGNTSFMWQAEGNDDEWFKVDLGKIYTINNVVIQWDAGAYAADCEILISQDDVEYTSVYSITGWDSAATEGAQDMNFDNVDARYVKALLKNGATPWRMTIKEFEVYKQW